A window of the Sphaerobacter thermophilus DSM 20745 genome harbors these coding sequences:
- a CDS encoding ABC transporter substrate-binding protein: protein MLGTSRRWPYLVLVFLLLIFPVACGSGSSAPQESGDATEAPTDAPSNGEQSGKRLVIARHTDINSLDPHRAFCDTCQIVITATYQRLVGLDLSDNRTLIPQLATEWSSNEDLTQYTFKLDERATFADGSPVEAKDVKWSLERLHNLKGSPSFFMDGLESIETPDDRTVVINLAKPDSAFLAKMASPYAAIVNSDLAMENGATADPDADTTDTAEAWFMSNSAGSGPYVLVSYRERDEIVLTANENFWGDPPAIKDVTIREVMDAVAQRQLLEGGDVSIAMQISPDVAADMQSGGDIIIENVPSFNFLYLVLSPGARGLGDELNEKVRQAIRYAIDYEGLIDVTLGGAGRKQATAIPNGFLGTENLPLPERDLDRARQLMAEGGYPDGFTIDARYPNMNVYGVDFNIMMQKIQTDLKEIGIELNLQPIEFAVWLEERVDPGIPVSAGYYAPDHTDPSQYIEYFAMIPGGAWAGRVGGPDAGDVVNDTVVELYAQALAASDEATRAELYEQIGREMIEEAYIIALMNPDLVLAYRSDVQGMHYSGCCNLEIAKLSWK from the coding sequence ATGCTCGGCACGTCACGTCGCTGGCCGTATCTGGTGTTAGTGTTCCTGCTCCTGATCTTCCCGGTGGCCTGTGGATCAGGCAGCTCGGCCCCGCAGGAAAGCGGAGATGCGACAGAGGCGCCGACGGACGCGCCGAGCAATGGCGAACAGTCGGGCAAGCGTCTCGTCATCGCTCGCCACACCGATATCAACTCGCTCGACCCGCACCGAGCGTTCTGCGACACCTGCCAGATCGTCATCACGGCGACCTACCAGCGCCTCGTGGGCCTGGATCTGTCGGATAACCGGACGCTGATCCCCCAGCTTGCGACCGAGTGGTCCTCGAATGAGGACCTCACGCAGTACACGTTCAAGCTGGACGAGCGCGCGACCTTCGCGGACGGCTCTCCAGTGGAGGCGAAGGACGTCAAGTGGTCGCTCGAACGGTTGCATAACCTGAAGGGGTCGCCCTCCTTCTTCATGGATGGCCTGGAGAGCATCGAGACACCGGACGACCGAACCGTCGTGATCAACCTCGCCAAGCCGGATTCCGCCTTCCTGGCCAAGATGGCGTCGCCTTACGCCGCAATCGTCAACAGCGACCTGGCCATGGAGAATGGCGCGACGGCGGACCCCGACGCAGATACCACGGATACCGCCGAAGCCTGGTTCATGTCGAACTCGGCCGGGAGCGGTCCGTACGTCCTGGTCAGCTATCGAGAGCGGGACGAGATCGTGCTGACCGCGAACGAGAACTTCTGGGGCGATCCCCCGGCGATCAAGGACGTGACCATCCGCGAGGTGATGGACGCTGTTGCGCAGCGGCAGTTGCTGGAGGGCGGTGACGTCAGCATCGCGATGCAGATCAGCCCGGACGTCGCCGCGGACATGCAGTCTGGGGGCGATATCATCATCGAGAACGTCCCCTCCTTCAACTTCCTCTACCTGGTGCTGTCGCCAGGCGCGCGGGGCCTGGGCGATGAGTTGAATGAGAAGGTCCGCCAGGCGATCCGCTACGCCATCGACTACGAGGGGTTGATCGATGTGACGCTGGGTGGGGCTGGCCGGAAGCAGGCTACGGCGATCCCCAACGGCTTCCTCGGCACGGAAAACCTCCCGCTGCCGGAGCGGGACCTCGATCGGGCGCGGCAACTGATGGCAGAGGGCGGCTACCCGGACGGGTTCACCATCGATGCTCGCTACCCGAACATGAACGTCTACGGGGTCGACTTCAACATCATGATGCAGAAGATCCAGACCGACCTGAAGGAGATCGGCATCGAGCTGAACCTCCAGCCGATCGAGTTCGCGGTCTGGCTTGAGGAGCGGGTGGATCCGGGCATCCCGGTCTCCGCCGGCTACTACGCGCCCGACCATACCGATCCGTCGCAGTACATCGAGTACTTCGCGATGATCCCGGGCGGCGCGTGGGCTGGTCGCGTCGGCGGCCCCGACGCGGGAGATGTGGTCAACGACACGGTTGTCGAGCTCTACGCGCAGGCGCTCGCGGCGAGCGATGAGGCAACCCGGGCCGAGCTCTACGAACAGATCGGCCGCGAGATGATCGAGGAAGCCTACATCATCGCCCTGATGAACCCTGATCTGGTGCTGGCCTACCGTTCGGACGTCCAGGGGATGCACTACAGCGGGTGCTGCAACCTGGAGATCGCCAAGCTGAGTTGGAAGTAG
- the gnd gene encoding phosphogluconate dehydrogenase (NAD(+)-dependent, decarboxylating), whose translation MDLAIIGLGRMGSNMARRLMRDGHRVVVHNRSPEPIKEMEQEGAVGAYTPASVVDRLAPPRVIWMMIPAGDPVDDMINKLLPLLSPGDVLIDGGNSNWKDSVRRAAAVSERGIHYLDVGTSGGIWGLEVGYCLMIGGEEAAFRIVEPAFKSLAPPDGYRLLGPSGAGHFAKMIHNGIEYGMLQAYAEGFEILESSPFEYDLAGLAALWNRGSVVRSWLLELAERAFKEDPHLESIRGYVEDSGEGRWTVFQAIDQDVPAPVLTLSLMTRFRSRQPDSFAAKVVAALRRQFGGHAVQPSGGE comes from the coding sequence ATGGATCTCGCGATCATCGGACTGGGCCGCATGGGCTCGAACATGGCGCGGCGGCTGATGCGTGACGGCCACCGGGTGGTGGTCCACAACCGGAGCCCGGAGCCGATCAAGGAGATGGAGCAGGAGGGCGCCGTCGGGGCGTACACCCCGGCGTCGGTGGTGGACCGGCTGGCGCCGCCGCGGGTGATCTGGATGATGATCCCGGCGGGCGACCCGGTCGATGACATGATCAACAAGCTGCTCCCGCTGCTGTCACCGGGCGATGTGTTGATCGATGGGGGTAACTCGAACTGGAAGGACTCCGTGCGGCGCGCGGCCGCGGTCTCGGAGCGGGGTATCCACTACCTCGATGTGGGTACCAGCGGCGGTATCTGGGGTCTCGAAGTGGGCTACTGCCTGATGATCGGGGGCGAGGAGGCGGCCTTCCGCATTGTCGAGCCGGCCTTTAAGAGCCTGGCGCCCCCGGATGGGTACCGGCTGCTGGGGCCGAGCGGCGCGGGGCACTTTGCCAAGATGATCCACAACGGGATCGAGTACGGCATGCTCCAGGCCTACGCCGAGGGGTTCGAGATCCTGGAGTCGTCACCCTTCGAGTACGACCTGGCAGGACTGGCCGCCCTCTGGAACCGAGGAAGCGTGGTACGGTCCTGGCTCTTGGAATTGGCCGAGCGGGCCTTCAAGGAGGATCCGCATCTGGAGTCGATCCGCGGCTACGTCGAGGACTCCGGTGAGGGGCGGTGGACCGTATTCCAGGCGATCGACCAGGACGTACCGGCACCGGTGCTGACACTGTCGCTGATGACCCGCTTCCGCTCCCGGCAGCCGGACTCGTTCGCGGCCAAGGTCGTCGCCGCGCTGCGCCGCCAGTTCGGAGGCCATGCGGTGCAGCCGAGTGGCGGCGAGTGA
- a CDS encoding D-arabinono-1,4-lactone oxidase has translation MSRTVSWSNWSGGVSCTPQRVEVPESEAHVIDLVRAAEESDAVVRVAGSGHSFVPLCATDGVVLSLDNLQGVIDTDPDRQQAVVWAGTKLHQLGEPLWRAGLALENQGDIDRQSLAGAISTGTHGTGVRLGNLATQVAGVRLVLASGDILDCSATTEPDVFHVARLSLGALGVITQFTLRLVPAYRLRERTWAASVDECLEQLPTLMQATRHFEFFWCPNTDTCAMKALDPTDDEPTPPHEWPYAPPGHVDRYVGPERVDWSYRIFPSERSDRFNEIEFAVPASLGPDCFIEIRRLVQERYSDVTWPIEYRSVAADDIPLSPAYGRETVTISVHQGASLPYEDFFRDVEAIFRAFQGRPHWGKIHWLTARDLRDLYPEWDRFQAVRERLDPNGRFLSPYLRELLID, from the coding sequence GTGTCGCGGACGGTGTCCTGGTCCAACTGGTCCGGCGGAGTCTCGTGCACCCCGCAACGGGTCGAGGTGCCCGAATCCGAGGCGCACGTTATCGACCTCGTGCGCGCCGCGGAGGAGAGCGACGCAGTCGTCCGGGTCGCGGGAAGCGGCCACTCCTTCGTGCCGCTCTGTGCGACCGACGGCGTGGTGCTCTCGCTCGACAACCTCCAGGGCGTGATCGACACCGATCCAGATCGCCAGCAGGCCGTGGTCTGGGCCGGGACCAAACTCCACCAGCTCGGCGAGCCGTTGTGGCGGGCAGGCCTCGCCCTGGAGAACCAGGGCGACATCGACCGTCAGTCACTCGCCGGGGCCATCAGCACCGGCACGCACGGCACCGGCGTGCGTCTGGGCAACCTGGCGACCCAGGTCGCCGGCGTGCGCCTCGTGCTTGCCTCCGGCGACATCCTCGACTGTTCCGCGACCACAGAGCCGGACGTGTTCCACGTCGCACGCCTCTCGCTGGGCGCGCTCGGCGTGATCACCCAGTTCACGCTTCGCCTGGTCCCGGCCTATCGTCTCCGTGAGCGGACCTGGGCCGCCTCCGTGGACGAGTGCCTGGAACAGCTACCCACGCTGATGCAGGCGACGCGGCACTTCGAGTTCTTCTGGTGTCCCAACACGGATACCTGCGCGATGAAGGCCCTGGACCCCACCGATGACGAGCCAACCCCGCCTCACGAGTGGCCGTACGCGCCACCGGGGCATGTGGACCGCTACGTCGGCCCGGAGCGCGTCGATTGGAGCTACCGGATCTTCCCATCGGAACGGTCCGACCGCTTCAACGAGATCGAGTTCGCCGTCCCGGCATCACTTGGCCCGGATTGCTTCATTGAGATTCGGCGCCTCGTGCAGGAGCGCTACTCCGACGTCACCTGGCCGATCGAGTACCGGAGCGTAGCCGCGGACGACATTCCGCTCAGCCCGGCCTATGGGCGGGAGACCGTGACGATCTCTGTGCACCAGGGGGCATCGCTGCCGTACGAGGACTTCTTCCGCGATGTCGAGGCGATCTTCCGCGCCTTCCAGGGTAGACCCCACTGGGGCAAGATCCACTGGCTCACGGCGCGCGATCTCCGAGACCTGTATCCGGAATGGGATCGGTTCCAGGCCGTCCGCGAGCGACTCGACCCCAACGGCCGCTTCCTCAGTCCCTACCTGCGCGAGCTGCTCATCGACTGA
- a CDS encoding glucose-6-phosphate dehydrogenase assembly protein OpcA, which yields MAEVDISRDVIGFPGPAVDVEAIERELSNLWKAPDLVALTQMDVVPTRTSVLNLVLVAPDRVAAVRLARMMGQLSVHHPSRVVIFVTASDAADPSRALEAQVTTQCSAIPDAHIAPCFEQIIVPVPPRASHVIASVIPALVLPDLRTFLWWPGLPPLRDPGMVRVARAVDRLVIDSLDFTHCLVNLTRLYDLCRHLDQGCAISDLNWARMMTWREVMAQFFDAPDHQWALDAVSRMTLRYGHARGAADNPAQALLFAAWIASRLGWQVRGAERWGKEAMVFTARRPDGRDLTVVVERAPVPRRFNGLLLAATLTADDGRRSSEFRAARVDEDLGTIRVSTLVDGAPRLEYATRCTPSDVGELLVHDLRRPGHDTLYEDALDAARGFVSALRKREEL from the coding sequence ATGGCCGAGGTCGATATCAGCCGGGACGTCATCGGGTTCCCTGGACCCGCCGTCGATGTCGAGGCGATCGAGCGAGAGCTGTCGAACCTGTGGAAAGCGCCGGACCTGGTCGCACTGACGCAGATGGACGTCGTGCCGACCCGGACGAGCGTCCTCAATCTGGTGCTCGTCGCCCCCGACCGGGTGGCGGCCGTCCGGCTCGCGCGCATGATGGGCCAGCTCTCGGTGCACCATCCGTCGCGCGTCGTCATCTTCGTGACCGCCTCGGACGCTGCTGACCCGAGCCGCGCGCTTGAGGCTCAGGTCACGACCCAGTGCTCCGCCATCCCCGATGCGCACATCGCGCCCTGCTTCGAGCAGATCATCGTCCCGGTCCCGCCCCGCGCCTCGCACGTCATTGCCAGCGTGATCCCCGCGCTCGTGTTGCCGGACCTGAGGACGTTCCTCTGGTGGCCGGGGTTGCCGCCGCTGCGCGATCCTGGGATGGTCCGGGTCGCCCGCGCGGTCGATCGTCTGGTGATCGACTCGCTCGACTTCACCCACTGCCTGGTCAACCTGACCCGACTCTATGACCTATGCCGACACCTGGACCAGGGGTGCGCCATCAGCGACCTGAACTGGGCCCGCATGATGACCTGGCGCGAGGTGATGGCCCAGTTCTTCGACGCGCCCGATCACCAATGGGCGCTCGATGCCGTGTCGCGGATGACGCTGCGCTACGGGCACGCACGTGGCGCGGCTGACAACCCCGCGCAGGCGCTGTTGTTTGCCGCCTGGATCGCGAGTCGATTGGGCTGGCAGGTGCGTGGCGCCGAGCGCTGGGGGAAGGAAGCCATGGTCTTCACCGCGCGCCGCCCCGACGGGCGGGATCTGACGGTCGTGGTGGAGCGCGCACCGGTGCCGCGCCGCTTCAACGGGCTGCTGCTGGCAGCCACGCTCACGGCGGACGACGGCCGCCGCAGCAGCGAGTTCCGCGCCGCCCGGGTCGACGAAGACCTCGGCACCATTCGGGTCAGCACGCTGGTCGACGGCGCGCCGCGGCTCGAGTACGCTACCCGCTGCACGCCCTCGGACGTCGGGGAGCTGCTGGTGCACGACCTGCGGCGACCCGGGCACGATACCCTGTACGAGGACGCGCTCGACGCAGCGCGGGGCTTCGTCAGTGCGCTGCGGAAGCGGGAGGAATTATGA
- the zwf gene encoding glucose-6-phosphate dehydrogenase, whose amino-acid sequence MQSATVANPLREGLPQERTPAPCAMVIFGASGDLTRRKLMPALYNLALEGLLPPGFSVVGYARRDLEHGTFRDQMREGVNQFSRRRPVDPDMWEVFEQGISYVQGTFEDPGDYERLGQELRRLDRERGTQGNRIYYLATPPDQYETIVDNLGRAGLNKPGEAGGWTRLIVEKPFGRDLQSAMVLNDRVLRIFEEEQVFRIDHYLGKETVQNILAFRFANGIFEPIWNRNYIDNVQITVAESIGIEGRGAYYDQSGALRDMVQNHMLQLLSVIAMEPPIAFEADAVRDEKVKALRAIRQVDPARVDEITVRGQYSAGWVGGQPVPGYREEPNVDPNSMTETFVALKLFIDNWRWAGVPFYLRTGKRMPRRVTEIAIQFKRVPHPLFRGAAAESLEPNVLAIRIQPDEGISLKIAAKVPGPQIRLRSVNMGFLYGTSFLVESPDAYERLLLDCMLGDSTLFTRRDETEAAWRPITAILEGWAEAPPPLFPNYEAGTWGPPEADEFLARDGREWRRP is encoded by the coding sequence ATGCAGAGCGCCACAGTTGCGAACCCGCTGCGGGAGGGTCTGCCGCAGGAGCGGACCCCCGCTCCCTGCGCCATGGTGATCTTCGGTGCATCGGGTGACCTGACCCGCCGCAAGTTGATGCCGGCGCTCTATAACCTGGCGTTGGAAGGGCTCCTGCCGCCCGGCTTCAGCGTGGTCGGCTATGCCCGGCGTGATCTGGAGCACGGCACGTTCCGCGACCAGATGCGCGAGGGTGTCAACCAGTTCTCACGCCGCCGGCCGGTCGACCCCGATATGTGGGAGGTGTTCGAGCAGGGGATCTCCTACGTCCAGGGGACCTTCGAAGATCCGGGCGACTACGAGCGGCTCGGCCAGGAACTGCGCCGCCTCGACCGCGAACGCGGCACGCAGGGCAACCGCATCTACTACCTGGCGACGCCCCCCGACCAGTACGAGACGATCGTTGACAACCTCGGTCGCGCCGGATTGAACAAGCCGGGCGAGGCGGGGGGCTGGACGCGCCTGATCGTCGAGAAGCCATTCGGACGGGATCTCCAGAGCGCGATGGTGCTCAACGACCGCGTGCTCCGCATCTTCGAGGAGGAGCAGGTCTTCCGGATCGACCACTACCTGGGCAAGGAGACGGTCCAGAACATCCTCGCCTTCCGCTTCGCCAACGGGATCTTCGAGCCGATCTGGAACCGCAACTACATCGACAACGTGCAGATCACGGTGGCCGAGAGCATCGGGATCGAAGGCCGGGGCGCCTACTACGACCAGTCCGGCGCGCTGCGCGACATGGTGCAGAACCATATGCTGCAGCTCCTCAGCGTCATCGCCATGGAGCCGCCGATCGCCTTCGAGGCGGACGCCGTGCGGGACGAGAAGGTCAAGGCGCTGCGCGCCATCCGGCAGGTCGACCCGGCACGCGTGGATGAGATCACCGTGCGCGGGCAGTACAGCGCCGGCTGGGTCGGCGGCCAGCCTGTACCAGGCTACCGCGAGGAGCCGAACGTCGATCCCAACTCGATGACTGAGACCTTCGTGGCCCTCAAGCTCTTCATCGACAACTGGCGCTGGGCCGGGGTTCCCTTCTACCTGCGCACCGGCAAGCGGATGCCGCGCCGGGTAACGGAGATCGCAATCCAGTTCAAGCGCGTGCCCCACCCACTCTTCCGCGGCGCGGCTGCCGAATCGCTGGAACCAAACGTGCTAGCCATCCGAATTCAGCCGGACGAGGGCATCTCGCTGAAGATCGCCGCCAAGGTGCCGGGGCCGCAGATTCGCCTGCGCTCGGTCAACATGGGGTTCCTGTACGGCACCTCGTTCCTGGTTGAGTCGCCCGACGCGTACGAGCGGCTGCTGCTCGACTGCATGCTCGGCGACTCGACGCTCTTCACGCGCCGGGACGAAACCGAGGCAGCCTGGCGGCCGATCACGGCGATCCTGGAGGGCTGGGCCGAGGCGCCGCCGCCGTTGTTCCCCAACTACGAGGCGGGGACGTGGGGGCCGCCCGAGGCTGACGAGTTCCTGGCCCGAGACGGCCGCGAGTGGCGCCGTCCCTAG
- the pgl gene encoding 6-phosphogluconolactonase translates to MREQTVVVVPDAEALAEAAARRFVAIAREQIAQRERFTVALSGGSTPRALYRLLAEPPQADAIDWSRVHVFWSDERCVPPDHEQSNYRMARETLLDHVPIPHDQIHRIEAEREPSDAAAHYAATLTRVFGLGVGEMPDFGLILLGIGADGHTASLFPGTRALTVRGVPVVENVVPQLDTMRITLTVPVITEAANIMVLAAGEDKAPAVHRALEAPYAPEQTPAQFIRTASGTVIWLLDEAAASQLTGRGPAG, encoded by the coding sequence ATGAGAGAGCAAACGGTCGTCGTCGTGCCCGACGCGGAGGCGCTGGCCGAGGCCGCGGCGCGCCGCTTCGTCGCCATCGCGCGCGAGCAGATCGCCCAGCGCGAGCGATTCACCGTCGCACTCTCCGGCGGCTCGACACCGCGGGCGCTCTACCGCCTGCTGGCCGAGCCGCCCCAGGCGGACGCGATCGACTGGTCGCGCGTGCACGTCTTCTGGAGTGACGAGCGGTGCGTGCCACCGGACCACGAGCAGAGCAACTATCGGATGGCGCGCGAGACGCTGCTGGACCACGTACCGATCCCCCACGATCAGATCCACCGGATCGAAGCCGAGCGCGAGCCCTCCGATGCCGCTGCGCACTACGCGGCGACGCTCACGCGCGTCTTCGGACTGGGAGTCGGTGAGATGCCCGACTTCGGGCTGATCCTGCTCGGCATCGGGGCCGATGGGCACACGGCGTCCCTCTTCCCCGGGACGCGGGCGCTGACGGTCCGGGGCGTCCCGGTGGTGGAGAACGTCGTGCCGCAACTCGACACCATGCGGATCACCCTGACCGTGCCGGTCATCACCGAGGCGGCCAACATCATGGTGCTCGCGGCCGGAGAGGATAAGGCACCGGCGGTGCACCGGGCGCTCGAGGCCCCCTACGCACCGGAGCAGACCCCGGCGCAGTTCATCCGCACCGCCTCCGGCACCGTCATCTGGCTGCTCGACGAAGCTGCCGCCAGCCAGCTCACCGGCCGCGGCCCGGCGGGGTAG
- a CDS encoding bifunctional transaldolase/phosoglucose isomerase has product MANPLQRLADFGQSFWLDNLSRVLITTGELARLIEQDGLRGITSNPTIFEKALASTHEYDQDIERLAAEGKSDEEIFEALAIEDIRMAADLLRPVYDAAGGGDGFVSLELPPYLATDTERSVAEAKRLFATIDRPNVMIKVPGTPEGIPAIEQLIADGVNVNITLLFSLDNYRQVIEAYLRGLERRAAAGQPLDHVNSVASFFVSRVDTEVDRRVEQMLEETSDPARRELLQSLLGKVAVANAKLAYQEFRKAFLEGERFRALQQQGARMQRPLWASTSTKNPAYSDVAYIEPLIGPHTVQTMAPVSVEAFRDHGVVAETVEQGVEEARQTLERLAEAGIDYDEVTTLLQEQGVAAFAKSYDNLLKGIAERRALLTGPTGGRSANLGPFDDAVRSALDRLTRDRFVERIWQRDPSLWSDDSAVQAAIANRLGWLDVPAAMLGEIETFTALQEDIRGAQFERALLLGMGGSSLAPEVFQHTFGNQIGFPELVVVDTTDPDAIARITQELDLERTLFIVSSKSGTTVETLSLYRYFHKLMVDRLGAAEAGRHFIAITDPGTPLAAIAAEQGFRHTFLNPPEIGGRYSALSYFGLVPAAVIGLDVRELLERVGPMADRLRQPGADNPGLWLGAALGGLALAGHDKLTFVFEPALERLADWLEQLIAESTGKEGTGIIPVAHEPLASAGDYGADRVFVGLDLVPQPHPQTDAVLEALETAGQPVIRLRMRDQWDLGAEFLRWEFATAVAGAVLGINPFDEPNVQESKDNTKRLLEEFRKRGGLPEPPPEASEDGVSVVGTPAATVGEAVTRFVDQVRVGDYVAIMVFLDPTPEVEVPLREIRDLLRDRLGVATTLGYGPRFLHSTGQLYKGGPSNGAFLQIVAAPQHDLPIPEEGYTFGTLFRAQALGDFEALRRRGRPLLRLELHGDPVHGLKRVLQMLAPAALR; this is encoded by the coding sequence GTGGCCAATCCACTGCAGCGCCTCGCCGACTTCGGACAGAGCTTCTGGCTTGACAATCTGAGCCGGGTCCTCATCACCACCGGTGAACTGGCCCGGCTGATCGAGCAGGACGGCCTGCGCGGCATCACATCGAACCCCACCATCTTCGAGAAGGCGCTCGCCAGTACGCACGAGTACGACCAGGACATCGAGCGCCTGGCGGCGGAGGGCAAGAGCGATGAGGAGATCTTCGAGGCCCTGGCCATCGAGGATATCCGCATGGCGGCCGATCTGCTGCGCCCGGTCTACGATGCAGCCGGGGGCGGTGACGGGTTCGTCTCGCTGGAGCTGCCGCCATACCTCGCCACCGACACCGAGCGCTCGGTGGCTGAGGCCAAGCGCCTGTTCGCAACTATCGACCGGCCCAATGTGATGATCAAGGTGCCGGGCACACCGGAGGGGATCCCCGCCATCGAGCAGCTCATCGCCGACGGGGTCAATGTCAACATCACCCTCCTCTTCTCGCTCGACAACTACCGGCAGGTGATCGAGGCCTACCTGCGCGGGCTGGAGCGCCGGGCCGCGGCCGGGCAGCCGCTGGACCACGTCAACTCGGTCGCCAGCTTCTTCGTCAGCCGGGTTGACACCGAGGTGGACCGCCGGGTGGAGCAGATGCTGGAGGAGACGAGCGACCCGGCACGGCGGGAGCTGCTCCAGTCGCTCCTCGGGAAGGTGGCGGTGGCCAACGCCAAGCTCGCCTACCAGGAGTTCCGGAAGGCATTCCTCGAGGGCGAACGCTTCCGGGCGCTCCAGCAGCAGGGCGCGCGGATGCAGCGGCCGCTCTGGGCCAGCACCAGCACCAAGAACCCGGCGTACAGCGACGTGGCCTACATCGAGCCGCTGATCGGCCCGCACACGGTCCAGACGATGGCCCCGGTCTCGGTGGAGGCGTTCCGCGACCATGGCGTGGTGGCGGAGACGGTCGAGCAGGGGGTGGAGGAGGCCCGGCAGACGCTGGAGCGACTGGCCGAGGCGGGCATCGACTACGACGAGGTCACGACGCTGCTCCAGGAGCAGGGCGTGGCGGCCTTCGCCAAGTCGTACGACAACCTGCTCAAGGGGATCGCCGAGAGGCGGGCGCTGCTGACCGGCCCGACCGGGGGGAGGTCGGCCAACCTCGGCCCTTTTGATGATGCGGTCCGCTCCGCCCTCGACCGGCTGACGCGCGACCGCTTCGTCGAGCGAATCTGGCAGCGTGACCCGAGCCTGTGGAGCGATGACTCGGCGGTGCAGGCGGCGATTGCCAACCGGCTTGGCTGGCTCGATGTGCCCGCGGCGATGCTGGGCGAGATCGAGACCTTTACCGCGCTACAGGAGGACATCCGCGGCGCCCAGTTCGAGCGGGCGCTGCTGCTCGGCATGGGCGGCAGCAGCCTCGCGCCGGAGGTGTTCCAGCACACGTTCGGAAACCAGATCGGCTTCCCCGAGCTGGTGGTGGTCGACACGACCGATCCGGACGCGATCGCACGGATCACCCAGGAGCTGGACCTCGAGCGCACGCTCTTCATCGTCAGCTCGAAGTCGGGCACGACCGTTGAGACGCTGTCGCTTTACCGCTACTTCCACAAACTGATGGTGGATCGACTCGGCGCGGCGGAGGCAGGGCGCCATTTCATCGCCATCACCGACCCCGGGACGCCGCTGGCTGCGATTGCGGCGGAGCAGGGCTTCCGTCACACGTTCCTCAACCCGCCCGAGATCGGCGGGCGCTACTCGGCGCTCTCCTACTTCGGGTTGGTGCCGGCCGCGGTGATCGGGCTCGATGTGCGTGAGCTGCTGGAGCGAGTCGGGCCAATGGCGGACCGGCTACGGCAGCCGGGCGCTGATAACCCGGGCCTCTGGCTTGGTGCGGCGCTCGGTGGGCTGGCGCTGGCGGGCCACGACAAGCTGACCTTCGTTTTCGAGCCGGCTCTGGAGCGCCTCGCTGACTGGCTGGAGCAGTTGATCGCCGAGAGCACCGGTAAGGAAGGCACCGGGATCATCCCGGTTGCCCACGAGCCGCTGGCCAGCGCCGGGGACTACGGGGCGGACCGGGTCTTCGTCGGGCTGGACCTGGTGCCCCAGCCGCACCCGCAGACCGACGCGGTGCTGGAGGCGCTGGAGACGGCTGGCCAGCCGGTGATCCGCCTGCGGATGCGGGACCAGTGGGACCTCGGCGCCGAGTTCCTGCGCTGGGAGTTCGCGACCGCCGTGGCCGGGGCCGTGCTGGGGATCAATCCCTTCGACGAGCCGAACGTGCAGGAGAGCAAGGACAACACCAAGCGGCTGTTGGAGGAGTTCCGCAAGCGCGGCGGCCTGCCCGAGCCGCCCCCCGAGGCGTCGGAAGATGGTGTGTCGGTCGTCGGAACCCCGGCGGCAACGGTGGGCGAGGCGGTGACCCGCTTCGTCGACCAGGTGCGCGTGGGCGACTATGTGGCGATCATGGTCTTCCTCGACCCGACGCCGGAGGTGGAGGTACCGCTGCGGGAGATCCGCGACCTGCTGCGCGACCGGCTGGGAGTGGCGACCACGCTCGGCTACGGCCCGCGCTTCCTGCACTCGACCGGCCAGCTCTACAAGGGCGGACCGTCGAACGGGGCGTTCCTCCAGATTGTCGCTGCGCCACAGCACGATCTGCCGATTCCCGAGGAAGGGTACACGTTCGGGACGCTCTTCCGGGCGCAGGCGCTGGGCGACTTCGAGGCGCTCCGGCGGCGTGGGCGGCCGCTGCTGCGGCTGGAGCTGCATGGCGATCCGGTCCACGGGCTGAAGCGGGTCCTCCAGATGCTGGCGCCGGCCGCGCTGCGCTGA